CCGCCTGGCCTATGTCGGCATTACCCGCGCCAGGCGGAAGGCGCGCATCTATTTTGCCGGCAACAGACGCATTCACGGCCTCTGGCAATCGACTGTGCCGAGCCGCTTCGTCAATGAATTGCCCGGTGACCACGTGGCCATTTCCGAGGGGCTCGGCACCGCCGGCTATGGCGGCATGGGCCGCGGCGGCTTTGGCCAGAGCCGGTTCGACAAGGCCGAGAGCTTCGGCTCGACCTATCAGACGCCGGGCTGGCAGCGCGCCCAGGCGCAAAAGTCGCTTGCCGATGCCCAGGGCCGTTTCACCGGCCGCACCGGCAGCCAGGCCTTCGGTTCGACCTTCGCCGAGGGGCGCGGCGGCTTCCAGGGGCGCCTGACAGATCGCACACCGTCGGGACGCCTGATCGAGGGCGAGCTCGTCGCCAAATCCGGCGAGCCCTCGCGCTACAAGACAGGCGACCGCGTGTTCCATCTGAAGTTCGGCTATGGCGACGTGGTCTCGGCGGATGGCAACAAGCTGCTCGTCCAGTTCGACAAGGCCGGCGAGAAGCGTGTGGTCGACAGCTTCGTCGAGGCGGCATGAGCGCTGTCGCCTAGCCGGCATTGCGGAGGGTGTCAGTTCTTCTGGAACAGCGCCCGGATATCGTCGGTCACCGGCAGGATCGCGATCGTGAAGATCACGAGGCTGAGGATATAGGCGAACGAGAAACCGGCCTGCTTGAAGCAGACGGCGCCGACAATGCCGCCGACGAAGAACATCCCGCACAACACGCTGAGCAGCCAGAGCTTGGGGCGGTCCGCCCTGACCGGCTCGGCGTCCTTGCTGACGTTGATGTAGAGCAGCTTGCCGAGCTCGATGCCGATATCCGTGGTGATGCCCGTGACATGGGTCGTCCGGATGCGGCTCTTCGACAGCTTGGTGATGATGGCATTCTGCAATCCCATGATGAAGCAGAGCAGCATCACGGTCGACGGCACGAAGAACCAGACATTGTGCTGGAGCAGGGGCCCGAGCGCGCCGAAAAGCGCCAGCAGCAGGGCTTCCAGCACGAGCGGAAAGGCATATTCGCTGTGCAGCTTCAGGCGCCGGCCCCAGTTCACCAGAATGGCCGAGACGCCAGCGCCCGCCACGAAGGACAGGAAGGCCCCGAGACCGCCGGCAACCAGGCTCAGATCGCCGAGCACGATATTGTCGGCCATGGCCGAGACAATGCCCGACATATGCGAAGTGTATTGCTGGACGGCCATGAACCCGCCCGCATTGGCCGCTCCGGCGACGAAGGTCAGGACGAAGGCAAGGTGGCGGTCAGCCTCCTCGCTGCGATCCCGTTTCGTCAGATGGCGGAAATAATAGTCCATCGCGCATCGACGCCCCTATGCCGCGGGGGAGATACCCGCCCGCAGCTGACCAGGTGGTGTGGCTGTCGGGGCAGATGTCGTGCGCATGGCGGGAAATCCTCGCTGGTGTCCCCTGCGATCAGCAGGCGATGCACTGTCATCCTATACCCAGCGAGGCCCGGTGGAAGTCCCGATCTTCGGTCGCGTGCTAGCGCGCCTTCTGCTGGATGACGCCATACCAGCCGAGGCCGCGATAGGTCTCATAGCCCGGCGTCAGGTGGAATGCGGTCGTCGTGCCGTCGGGACCGGTGATGCATCCGGAAGCCTGCCCACCGGTCGCCAGAGGGACCGTCTCGGTCAGGACACCCGCACCATCCGAGCTCGCCAGGACCCGGTTCTGGGCATCGACCAGAAGCACGCGGCTGCGCCGGGCTTCCTCTTGCGTGAGCCTGACGCCCCTGACGATGGTTTCCGCCTGCGGCTGCCAGTCGAAATGGACGGCCAGCACGCCGAGCGGCTTGCCATTGACCCGCCCGCCGTCGCGCACAGCGGTGGCATAGGTGGCAACCTCGGCACCATTGAGCGGGCCGCAGCGCGAGACATCGGAGACCGTGTAATCGTCGCCGGAGCGCAGGCCCATCGCATCGCGGAACCAGCGTTCCCCGCGCACAGATTGGCCGGTCACCGGAAAGCGCTCGGGGCGCCCGTTGGCGATGATCGTGCCGTCGGCGTCGCACAGCCAGAGATCGAGATAGACGGTATAGGCGGCAAGGATGACCGCCAGCCGCGAACTGGCGAAGGCGGCAGCCTCGCTGCCGCCGGCGAGGGCGTCGACCACGGCGGAATCGGTCGCCCACCAGCGCACGTCGCAGGTCCGCTCATAGAGATTGCGGTCCATGATCTCGATCGCGTTGAGCGCGAGATCGACCAGCCGGTCGCCCGCCGCGGTGCGGGCCATGGTCAGCGTCATGGTCTCGAGGGCGCCGATCTGCTCGGCGAGTTCGCGCGACAGCGTGTCGGCGATCTCGCCCACCGTCGTCGAGATCTGGCGCACTTCGGCGGCCACCACCGAGAAGCCGCGCCCCTGGTCGCCAGCGCGCGCCGCTTCGATCAGCGCATTGAGCGCCAGCATGCGCAGGCTGTTGGTCACTTTCTGGATGTCGTCGATCTTGCCATTGGCCACCCCCCGGACGGAGCGGGCCAGGGTGATGATGTTGTCGAGGGTGGGGGAGGAGGAGTCCGGGATCGATCGGGCAGGCACTGACATGGGGCGACGACCTTGTTTGCACTGGCCCGAAGCTCCCCGATGCTGGTTAATCAAGAATGAAATGCCAGCAAGATCAGATGATTAGATGAAAATTTGTGCAGCCTCTGACGTTACGGAAGGTAACGTGGTCTGCCCGTCAGCGGTGCTGCACAAACCTTGAGCATTTCCATGCTCTGTGGGCCGTGGGCACGTTTGCGCCGAGCGGGTCAAAACCCCTGCGAAGGCAGCCTTGACCCGTGACAGGCAGCCGTCGCCGCTTTATGGAACACCATGCTCGAAGGTCTGCACCCCGTGTCACCCACCCATCTCATGCGTCTGGAAACCTCGGAGCGCGCCGCAAGGCGCGTCGCCGACATCGTCTCCGAAACCTTCGACCCGGCGGAGACCGCGGTCGCCGCCTTCGAGGCGCCCGACGGCAAGATCTGGCTGGTCGAGGTGTTCTTCCGCGAACAGCCGGACGAAGCCAATGTGCGCGAACTGGTGCGGGCGGCGGCTGGCGATCCCGTCGCAGCCTGCCTGACCTTCCATGCGATCGAATCCAAGGACTGGGTGCGGACCTCGCTGGATGGCCTGAAGCCGGTCCAGTCCGGCCGCTTCACTGTCTTCGGCAGCCACGACCGCGACAAGGTCGCGCTGAACGCGATCCCCATCGAAATCGAGGCGGCGCTCGCCTTCGGCACCGGCCATCACGGCACGACGCTCGGCTGCCTCAATGCGATCGACCGGCTGGCCAAGCGCGGCCGCGCCTTCCGTCCGCTCGATGTCGGCACCGGCACCGGTGTTCTGGCGATTGCCGCCGCTCTGCGCCACCGCGTTCCGGTGCTCGCCTCCGACATCGATGCCATCTCGGTCATCGCCGCGCGCGAGAATGCGGTGATCAACAAGGCCCGGGCCTATGCCCAGGTGATCCATGCCGCCGGCCTGAAGGATGCGCGGTTCCGCCGTGGCGCGCCCTATGATCTGGTGCTCGCCAATATCCTCCCGCGCCCGCTGGTGGGCCTGGCGACCGATCTCGTCCGCCTCGTCGCGCCGGGCGGCACCGTGGTGCTGTCGGGCATCATTCCGCCCCACGCCAACCTGGTCATCTCGGCCTACCGCGACCGCGGCCTCCATCTGGTGAGCCGGCAATTGATCGAAGGCTGGGTGACGCTGACCATGCAGCGCGGGCGCTGAGTCCCGCATTGGCTGTCGCCATCGGCTGGCCGGCCTGCTTGCGCACCGCGCCCGTGCAATGATCAACTCCGCCTCCCCGACGGGAGAGGCTCTATGTTGCGCATCATCGGCAAGCTCGCGAAATGGACCCTGGTCCTTGTCCTGCTGCTGGTCGTCGCGGCCGTGGGCGGTGCGCTCTGGTACTGGCGCGCCGTCGAGCCGCAGGTGGCGGGAACGCTTGGCGTTCCGGGCTTCGACCGCCCGGTCGAGATCGTCCGCGATCGCGAGGGCGTCGCCCATATCTTCGCCGCAACCGACACCGACGCCAGCGCGGCGCTCGGCTTCGTCCATGCCCAGGACCGCCTGTGGCAGCTGGATTTGAACCGCCGCATCGCCAATGGGCGGCTGTCGGAGATCGTCGGGCCGCCGGGGCTGGAGACCGATCGCTTCCTGCGCACCATCGGCATTCGCCGCACGGCGGAAGCGATCTGGCGCAATGTCGATGCCGAGACCCGCGCGCACCTGCTGGCCTATGCGCGCGGCGTCAACGCCTTCCTCGAAACATCGACCTCGCCGCTGCCGCCGGAATTCCAGATCCTGCGAGCACCCCGACCCGAGCCCTGGACACCGGTCGATTCCATCGGCTGGTCGCTGATGATGGCGCTCGACCTCGGCGGCAATCTGAACAGCGAGATCATGCGCCTCAGGCTCGCCCAGGCCGGCCTGTCGATGGAGCGGATCGGGCAGATCCTGCCGCCCTATCCCGGCGAGACCTGGCCGGCGCTTCCCGACTACACCGCGCTCTACAAGGCGCTGGGGCCCGAGGCGCGCGCCGCCGCCGAAGCCATCCGGCCCTTCGACATTGGACTTGAGGGCATAGGTTCCAACAACTGGGTCGTGTCCGGCGCCCGCTCCGAGACCGGCAAGCCGCTGCTCGCCAACGATCCACATCTCGGGCTTTCGGCCCCGGCGCTCTGGTATTTCGCACGGATGACCTCGCCGGCTGGAACGGTGATCGGCGCGAGCCTGCCCGGCACGCCCGGCATCATCCTCGGGCGCAACGAGCGCATCGCCTGGGGCTTCACCAATACCGGCCCCGACGTGCAGGACCTCTATATCGAGAAGGTCGATGGCCGTGATCCCATGCTCTACCAGGCGCCGGGGGGCTGGCAGCGCTTCGACACCGTCCAGGAGCGCATCAAGGTCAGGGGAGCCGCCGATGTCACGCTGACGGTGCGCATCTCGCGTCACGGGCCGGTTATTTCCGATGGCGCCTCGCGCGGCGCCACGACGGCCACGCCGCGCGGCTATGCCCTGGCGCTGCGCTGGACCGCGCTCAGCCCCGACAACCTGACGGTGCAGGCGGCAAGCCGGATGAACCGGGCGGCCAATTGGCCCGAATTCCTCGAGGCCGTCCGCCATTTCCACTCGCCGCAACAGAACATGGTCTATGCCGATGTCGACGGAAACATCGGCTATGTCGCGGCCGGACAGGTGCCGATCCGCAAGCCGGACAACGACCTGCGCGGCCTGTTTCCGGCGCCCGGCTGGGACGCCCGCTATGACTGGGCGGGCTTCATCCCGTTCGGCGAATTGCCGCGCGAGTACAATCCCGAGCGTGGCTATCGCCTCACCGCCAATGAGCGCATCACGCCGGAGAACTACCCCCATCACATCACTTCGGAATGGGCGACCCCGCACCGCGCCGATCGCATTCGTGAGCTGCTGGCGGCCCGCGACAAGCACTCCCTCGACAGTTTCCGCGTGATCCAGTCCGACCATCGGTCGAACGCTGTCCGCGAGATCCTGCCGCTGCTGATCGCCGCCTATCCCACCGGCGACGAGGAGCGCCGGCGCGCGACACCGCCCCGCGAGCGGCAGGTGCTGGATCTCCTCAAGAGCTTCGACGGCACGATGGCGACCGACCGGGCCGAGCCCCTGATCGTCACGGCCTGGCTGCGTGAACTCACCCGCCTCGTCTATGCCGACGAACTGGGGCCACGGCTCTTCGCTGACTATTGGGACCAGCGGCAGGTCTTCATGATGTCGGTCCTGCGCAACGAGGGCGGCGCGGGCAGCTGGTGCGCCAGCCGCACGGTCCCCGCAACCTCCTGCGCGACGCTCGCCTCGCGGGCGCTGGAACTGGCGCTCGACGATCTGGAGAAGCGCTATGGCGCCGACCGGTCAGCCTGGCGCTGGGGCGTGGCTCACGATGCCCGCTCCGAACATCGCCCCTTCGCGCGCGTCGCGTCGCTCGCTCGTTTCTTCGATGTGCGCGTTCCCGTGCCCGGCGATACTTACACGGTCAACGTCAATCGCCACACGATCCGCAATGACGAGGAACCGTTCGTGTCGCGCCATTCGGCGTCGCTCCGCGCGCTCTACGACATGGCCGATCCCGAACGCTCGGTGTTCATCCACTCGACGGGACAGTCGGGCCTGCCGACCTCGTCGCTCTACCGCAATCTCGCTGAGCGATGGGCGCGGGTCGACTACATCCCCATGCGCACCCGCCGCGCGGATATCGAACAGGGCGCGATTGGGACCTTGAGGCTCAATCCGCGCTGAGGCGGTTCTGAACGCCAGTGATGGCGTGGTGCTGAAACAGGGCTTCCTCACCGGCTGTCAGCCAAGCCGACGCTTGCCCCTCACCCTGACCCTCTCCCCGCCAGCGGGGAGAGGGAACGCCTCCGCTCTCCATCCACCGTCGATCTGTCGGAACCAGCGGGAGAACCGCGCGGTCTCAAAGAGAGCGCAATCTGTTCCCTCTCCCCGCCTGCGGGGAGAGGGCTAGGGTGAGGGGCGGGGCGGAGGCCTACTCGCCCTTGGCGTAGCGGGCGCTCGGCGTGCGCATGGTCACGAGCTCTTCCGCCGCCGTCGGATGCACCGCCATCGTGCCGTCGAAATCGGCCTTGGTCGCGCCCATCTTCACCGCGATCCCGGCGAGCTGGATCATTTCACCGGCATCCGGGCCGCAGACATGGACACCGAGCACCTTGTCGGTCTCGCCGTCGACCACCAGCTTCATCAGCATGCGTGTGTCGCGCCCCGACAGCGTGTGCTTCATCGGCCGGAATGTCGCGCGGTAGATGTCGACCGCATGGCCCTTGGCGCGGGCCTGCTGCTCCGACAGGCCGACCGTGCCGATCTCCGGCTCGGAGAACACCGCGGTCGGAATGGTGGAATGATCCGCCGACCAGGGATTGCCGCCGAAGATCGTGTCGGCGAAGGCATGGCCCTCGCGGATCGCCACCGGGGTCAGGTTCACGCGGTTGGTCACGTCGCCGACCGCGAAGATCGTGCGCACCGACGAGCGGCTGCGGCCATCCACCTTGATCGCGCCCACCTCGTCGAGTGCGACGCCGACCGCTTCCAGGCCAAGGTTGGCCGTGTTGGGTTTGCGCCCGATGGCCATCAACACCTGGTCGGCCTCGATCGGCGCATGGCCGTTGCGGAACGCCACCGTCAGGCCGCCGGGGCCCTTGTCGATGCGCTCGAAGGTCTCGCTCATCACCAGCTTGATGCCCTTCTTGGCATATTCGCCCATCAGGTGATCGCGCACATCCTCGTCGAAGCCGCGCAGGATCTTCTCGCCCCGGTAGACCAGTGTGACCTCGGATCCGAGGCCCGCGAAGACGCCGGCGAATTCCACCGCGATATAGCCGCCGCCGGCAATGACGATCCGCTTCGGCTGCTCGGTAAGATGGAACACCTCATTGGACGAGATCGTGTGTTCGAGCCCCGGCAGCGCCTCGTCGGTCGAGGGGCGGCCGCCGGTGGCCACCAGGATGTAGCGGGCCTTGATGGCGCGGCCGTCGGCGAGCGTCACCTCGTTCTCGCCGGTGACCGTCGCGCGCTGCTTGACGATGGTCACGCCGGCCTTGGCGAGATTGCTGTCATAGATGCCTTCGAGCCTGCCGATCTCGCGGTCCTTGGCGGCGATGAAGGCCTTCCAGTCGAACGAGGTTGCGCCGACCGTCCAGCCGAAGCCCGCCGCATCCTCGAAATGCTCGTGATATTGCGAGGCATAGACCATCAGCTTCTTCGGCACGCAGCCGCGGATGACGCAGGTGCCGCCCATCCGGTATTCCTCGGCGAGCATGACGCTCGCCCCGTGCTGGGCCGCGATGCGGCCTGCGCGCACGCCGCCCGAGCCGCCACCGATGACGAACAGATCGACGTCGTAGGTCATACCGAATCCCTTTCAGATTGAAGGGCGAAGATAGGCATTGCCGCAGAGGCGCGACAGGGGGATATCCGTCACATCGTCCTGGCATTCCCCGTATTTGCACCTATTGGGCTTCGGGCCGGATGAGTTCAGGGTCGGCCAAAGCATTCCGGGAGTGACGCCATGACCAACCTTTCACGCCGCGAGGCCCTCGCAGCCGGCGCGGGCGCTGCCCTGTCGCTGCTGGCAAATCCGGCTTTCGCGCAGGCGCTGACCGAGATGAAGATCCTCGTGCCGGCGGCCCCTGGCGGCGGCTGGGACCAGACCGGCCGCGTCATGCAGGGCGTGCTGATCGGCCAGAAGATCGTGCGCTCGGCGCAGGTGACCAATGTGGCCGGTGCGGGCGGCACGATCGGCATTGCCCAGTTCGTCAACGGCTTCAAGGGCGACCCGACCGGCATCATGGTGTCGGGCTTCGTCATGGTCGGCGCCATTCTGATGAACAAGGCGCCGGTGACGCTCGATGCGGTCACGCCTATCGCCAGGCTCACCGGCGAATGGCAGGCACTGGTGGTCGCGCAGAACTCGCCGATCAAGACGGTGCAGGACCTGGTGGCCGCGGTGAAGACCGATGTCGCCAAGGTCAGTTGGGGCGGCGGCTCCGCCGGTGGCGTCGACCACATCACCGCCGCCATGTTCGCCGGCAAGGCCGGTGCCGATGGTTCCAAGGTCAATTACATCGCCCATTCCGGCGGCGGCGAGGCGCTGGCAGCCATCCTGTCCGGCCGCGTGACGGTCGGCGTCGGCGGCGCCAGCGAGTTCGATCAGCACGTCAAGGGCCGCCGCATGCGCTGGCTGGGCCTGACAGCACCGGCCGGCACGGCGGGCCTTCCCGGCCCGACGCTGACCGAACAGGGCTTCGACCTGCAATTGCAGAACTGGCGCGGCCTGTTCGCCGGTCCCGGCCTCTCGACCGAGCAGATCGCGGCCATCGGTGAGGTGGTGAAGCAGATGGTGAAGTCGCCCTCCTGGGCCGAGCAGCTGGCCGCCAAGGGCTGGCAGGACACCTATCTCGACCGCGAGCCCTTCGCTGAGTTCGTCAAGGCCGAGGTGCAGCGCGTCGACGGCGTGCTGCGCGAACTCGGACTGGTCAAAGCCTGATGTCGGACGCAAGCCCCCGCATGTCCGACAAGCCGGTCATCGCCATCGGCTTCGGCCTGATCGCCACCGCAGGCCTTGTCGTCTGGCAATCCTGGGGCCTTGCCGCCAGCTTCGGCAACCAGGCCATCGGCCCGCAGATGATGCCGTTCCTGGTCAGCGGTCTGCTGGCCTTCTTTGGGCTCCTCACCGTGCTCGAGGGCGTGAAGGGCGCGACCCCGCCGCGCGAGGGCGAGGACTGGGTCTCGGTCCTCTGGATCGCCGGTGGCCTCGCTGTGATGCTCGCGCTGATCAAGACGGCAGGCTTCATCCCGGCCATCGCGATCCTGTTTGCGGCCACCGCCCGCGGCTTCGGCTCAACCCGGGCGCTGGTCGACCTGGCGCTCGGTGCCGTCATGGGCCTCGTCGTCTACCTATTCTTCGTCAGGGTTCTCGGCCTGTCGCTGCCGACCGGCCTGTTCGAAACCCTGTTCTGAGGCCGTCATGGACACGCTTGCCCAGCTCCTGAACGGCCTCGCCATCGCGATCCAGCCGATGAACCTGATGTTCGCGCTGATCGGCGTGACGCTCGGCACGGCGGTCGGCGTCCTGCCCGGCATCGGTCCGGCCATGACGGTCGCGCTCCTGCTGCCCGTCACCTTCAAGCTCGACCCCGGCGGGTCGCTGATCATGTTCGCCGGCATCTATTACGGCGGCATGTATGGCGGCTCGACCACCTCGATCCTGCTCAACACGCCAGGCGAAAGTGCGTCGATCGTCACGGCGCTGGAGGGCAACAAGATGGCCAAGGCCGGCCGCGGCGGACCGGCGCTCGCCACCGCCGCCATCGGCTCGTTCGTCGCGGGCACCATCGCCACCGCCATGCTCACCATCTTCGCGCCCTGGCTGGCGGAGATCGCCATTGCCTTCGGGCCGGAAGACTATTTCGCCCTGATGGTGGTGGCCTTCATCACGGTCTCGGCGACCTTCGGCTCGTCGCGGCTTCGCGGCCTCACCTCGTTGGCCATCGGCCTGACGCTGGGCCTGGTCGGCATCGACAAGCTCACGGGCCAGGCGCGCCTGGCCTTCGGCGTACCGGATCTTCTGGATGGCCTGGAGGTGACGACGGTGGCGGTCGCCATGTTCGCGGTCGGCGAGGCCATGGCGGTGGCCGGGGGTCGCAAGCGCGAGGGCGGCTCGGGCACGATCGAGGCGATCCGCGGATCGCTCTGGATGACGAAGGAGGACTGGAAGCGCTCCTGGGGGCCCTGGCTGCGCGGCACCGCCTTCGGCTTCCCGATCGGCGCCTTGCCGGCCGGCGGCGCCGAGATCCCGACCTTCCTGTCCTATGCGACGGAAAAGAAGATCAGCAAGCACCCGGAAGAGTTTGGTCAGGGCGCGATCGAAGGGGTGGCCGGCCCCGAGGCCGCCAACAATGCCTCCGCCGCCGGCACGCTGGTGCCGCTCCTGACGCTCGGCATCCCCACCTCGGCCACCGCCGCCATCATGCTCGCCGGCTTCCAGCAATATAACCTCCAGCCCGGTCCGCTCCTCTTCGTCACCTCGCCTGACGTGGTCTGGGGGCTGATCGCCTCGCTGTTCATCGCCAATGTCATGCTGGTCGTGCTCAACCTGCCGCTGGTCGGCCTGTGGGTGAAGCTCCTGTCGATCCCGCGCCCCTGGCTCTATGGCGGCATTCTCGTCTTCGCGACCGTCGGTGTGCTGGCCGCCAAGGCCTCGCTGGTCGAGCTGTCGCTGGTGCTGGTGCTCGGATTGCTGGCCTTCGCCATGCGCCGCTTCGACTATCCGATCGCCCCCGTCATCGTTGGCATGATCCTCGGGCCCATGGCGGAGACGCAGCTCCGCCGCGCGCTGCAGATCACCAATGGCGATGCCACCGTGCTGGTCACCAGCCCGATCTCGGCGACGCTGCTGGCGATTGCGGTGCTCGCGCTGCTCGCGCCGATCCTCTGGGCGAAGCTCGGCTGGACCATGAAGGCCGACGAGGACTGAGCGGCGGGGAGGGGCGGCCCCGCCCACGTCGCCGGCCTATCCATCCGAGAACGGACGTCATCCCCGGCGACCGAGGCGCCAGCCGAGGGAGGGAAGGGGATCCAGGGGCCGTCACGCCGCTCCGTCCGCGGCGAAGGGCCGGGCAAATCAGGCGGCAGAGGGGCACGCCGAGGGATTCTGACGAGCGGCCCCTGGACCCCCTTCCCTCGCTTCGCTCGCCGGGGGTGACAGTGTCAGAGCGGCGGGGCGTCCGCTGGTCCCGTCTTGCCCGCATCGCCGCGCCTGCGATGGGCCCACCCTCCCGGCGCGCCCTCTCCGCCGTCATGGCCGGGCTTGTCCCGGCCATCCACGTCTTTCCTTGCGCCTGCTGAATTGAAGTCGTGGATGCCCGCCACAAGGGCGGGCATGACGCGGTGAGGATGGCCCGCGCCAGGCCGCGTCGCGGCTCCCTGCGTCCAAAACGACAAAGCCCGGCGCGAGGCCGGGCTTTCGAAGGTGTTTCAACTGGCCAGGCCGCCTTGGCGCCCCTCGTCGTCAGAGGCGGATGCCGCGCTTGACGAATTCCTCGCGGAAGCGGGCGACGAGATCGCGGGTCACGATCTGGCTCCACTGCTGCGAGCGGGCAAAGGTCTCTTCCATGATGGAGGGGACAGTACGCACCAGCTTGGAACCCTCGGGCGACTGGTAGAACGCCTGGATCTTCCTCAGCTCCTCCACCGAGAAGCGCTGGGCATAGGCGGCCGAGATCGCCTGGATCAGTTCCTCGACGCGCGGCTGGAACTCGCCCTTGAGCTGGTCACCGACTTCGCTGAACTGGCGGCCGAGATCCGGATTGGTCGGCAGGAACATCGCCTTGGCCTGTTCGATGAACGCCGGAATGACGTTCTGGAACGAGGCGGTGGCGCCCGACAGCTCCACCACCTGGCGGGCAAGGGCGATGTGCTCCGGTGCGAGCTGCGGTGCGGCGGGGGCTGCCGGCGGGGCAGCCTGGGCGAGCAGGCTCGGCCGCGGGGCAGCGGGGCTCTGCTGCGCAAAAGCGCCGGAGGACGCAACGACGGCGGCCACGGCTGCGGCAGCAAAGGTACGGGCGAGCATCTGGAAAACTCCTCGAGCAGGCTTTGCGCTGCGGCGGACCGCAGGCAGCTTAGTGTCCGACACGTCCTACGATCTCTGCGCCTCCAGGGGAAGCTATGATCGCAAAAGTCGCCAGACCGATGAACAGGCCGTGTTCCACCACACCGGGCACGGAATGGAGGCGGGACGCGAGCCCGGCAGCGTCGGGAATCCGCGCGCAGGCCGCATCCAGGATCATGTGACCGCCGTCCGTGACGAAAACATGGCCGTCGGCCTTGGTCCGGACGGAAATGGGGCCGCTGCACCCAGCTTTCGCCAACACTGTCTCGATGGCGCGCCGCGTTGCGGCGAGGCCGAACATGTTGACCTCGATCGGCAAGGGAAAGCGCCCGAGAGCGTCGACCATCTTGCTCTGGTCGGCAATCACGATCATCCGGCCCGAGGCCGCAGCCACGATCTTCTCGCGCAGCAGCGCGCCGCCGCCGCCCTTGATCAGGTTGAGATCCGGGTCGATTTCGTCGGCGCCGTCGATGGTGAGATCGAGCTCGGGCGTCTCGTCCAGCGTCGTCAGAGGCACGCCAAGGCTTTCCGCCTGCTTGCGGGTGACTTCGGAGGTCGGCACGCCGATCACCCTCAGTCCGCCGCGGACACGCTCTGCCAGCAGATCGACGAAGTGCTTGGCCGTCGATCCCGTGCCGAGGCCGAGCCGCATGCCATCCTCGACGAAGGTCAGCGCCTTGGCGGCGGCATCGCGTTTCAGGGCTTCCGCATCGGTCATCGTTCAAGGCCTTCGCTGCTCGTGGAAAGCGCGATAGCGCGGCCAGGCCGCGAGGTCCAGAGCTGGCTTTGCCCATGCACGGCGAAATGGCGGCAAACCGCGCGAGGCCTTCGTTAACGAGGTCTCGCTAGGATCGTTCACATTGTCCGCAATCGCATCCGGTTCCATGCTGTCTCGCGCTCTCATCCTTGCCGCCGCTCTTGGTCTCGCCACTCTTCCCGCCTCGTCGCAGACCCTGCCCGAGGCCGCCAATGGCTGGACGGTGACGCTTGGCGGCACCGTCGCCGCCGTGCCCTTGTGGACGGGATCGAGCAGGCTCGGGCCGATGATCATGCCGCGCCTGTCGCTGAGGGCGCCCGGCGCTCCGGAACGCTTCTCCTCCTTCGATGACGGCATCTCGCCGGCCCTGGTCGATCTCGGCTGGTTTCGCCTTGGCCCGAATATCGGGATCGTCGGCGCCCGCCGGGCCGGCGACGACGCAAGGCTCGCCGGCCTCGCCAATGTCGGGCTGACCATCGAGGCCGGCGCCTTCGCCGAACTGTTCCCGGTGGAATGGCTGCGCCTGCGGGCGGCGGTGCGTCATGGCATCGGCGGCCACGCGGCGCTCGTCGGCAATGCCGGCGCGGATGTCATCTGGCGGCCCGCCCAGCGCTGGACCGTCTCGGCCGGGCCACGAGCCTTCTTCGGCAGCGACCGAT
This region of Phreatobacter aquaticus genomic DNA includes:
- a CDS encoding MipA/OmpV family protein encodes the protein MLSRALILAAALGLATLPASSQTLPEAANGWTVTLGGTVAAVPLWTGSSRLGPMIMPRLSLRAPGAPERFSSFDDGISPALVDLGWFRLGPNIGIVGARRAGDDARLAGLANVGLTIEAGAFAELFPVEWLRLRAAVRHGIGGHAALVGNAGADVIWRPAQRWTVSAGPRAFFGSDRYASTYFSVSPTESLASGLTAYSARGGLLRYGAAAQVAYAFDGGWTVTGFAAYERLTGSAASAPLVAQRGSVNQLTVGSSVTYSFTLGR
- a CDS encoding tripartite tricarboxylate transporter permease; this encodes MDTLAQLLNGLAIAIQPMNLMFALIGVTLGTAVGVLPGIGPAMTVALLLPVTFKLDPGGSLIMFAGIYYGGMYGGSTTSILLNTPGESASIVTALEGNKMAKAGRGGPALATAAIGSFVAGTIATAMLTIFAPWLAEIAIAFGPEDYFALMVVAFITVSATFGSSRLRGLTSLAIGLTLGLVGIDKLTGQARLAFGVPDLLDGLEVTTVAVAMFAVGEAMAVAGGRKREGGSGTIEAIRGSLWMTKEDWKRSWGPWLRGTAFGFPIGALPAGGAEIPTFLSYATEKKISKHPEEFGQGAIEGVAGPEAANNASAAGTLVPLLTLGIPTSATAAIMLAGFQQYNLQPGPLLFVTSPDVVWGLIASLFIANVMLVVLNLPLVGLWVKLLSIPRPWLYGGILVFATVGVLAAKASLVELSLVLVLGLLAFAMRRFDYPIAPVIVGMILGPMAETQLRRALQITNGDATVLVTSPISATLLAIAVLALLAPILWAKLGWTMKADED
- the rpiA gene encoding ribose-5-phosphate isomerase RpiA gives rise to the protein MTDAEALKRDAAAKALTFVEDGMRLGLGTGSTAKHFVDLLAERVRGGLRVIGVPTSEVTRKQAESLGVPLTTLDETPELDLTIDGADEIDPDLNLIKGGGGALLREKIVAAASGRMIVIADQSKMVDALGRFPLPIEVNMFGLAATRRAIETVLAKAGCSGPISVRTKADGHVFVTDGGHMILDAACARIPDAAGLASRLHSVPGVVEHGLFIGLATFAIIASPGGAEIVGRVGH
- a CDS encoding Bug family tripartite tricarboxylate transporter substrate binding protein — its product is MTNLSRREALAAGAGAALSLLANPAFAQALTEMKILVPAAPGGGWDQTGRVMQGVLIGQKIVRSAQVTNVAGAGGTIGIAQFVNGFKGDPTGIMVSGFVMVGAILMNKAPVTLDAVTPIARLTGEWQALVVAQNSPIKTVQDLVAAVKTDVAKVSWGGGSAGGVDHITAAMFAGKAGADGSKVNYIAHSGGGEALAAILSGRVTVGVGGASEFDQHVKGRRMRWLGLTAPAGTAGLPGPTLTEQGFDLQLQNWRGLFAGPGLSTEQIAAIGEVVKQMVKSPSWAEQLAAKGWQDTYLDREPFAEFVKAEVQRVDGVLRELGLVKA
- a CDS encoding DUF2059 domain-containing protein, with protein sequence MLARTFAAAAVAAVVASSGAFAQQSPAAPRPSLLAQAAPPAAPAAPQLAPEHIALARQVVELSGATASFQNVIPAFIEQAKAMFLPTNPDLGRQFSEVGDQLKGEFQPRVEELIQAISAAYAQRFSVEELRKIQAFYQSPEGSKLVRTVPSIMEETFARSQQWSQIVTRDLVARFREEFVKRGIRL
- a CDS encoding tripartite tricarboxylate transporter TctB family protein yields the protein MSDKPVIAIGFGLIATAGLVVWQSWGLAASFGNQAIGPQMMPFLVSGLLAFFGLLTVLEGVKGATPPREGEDWVSVLWIAGGLAVMLALIKTAGFIPAIAILFAATARGFGSTRALVDLALGAVMGLVVYLFFVRVLGLSLPTGLFETLF